One Cydia fagiglandana chromosome 11, ilCydFagi1.1, whole genome shotgun sequence genomic region harbors:
- the LOC134668616 gene encoding uncharacterized protein LOC134668616: MNRMKGKVAIVTASTEGIGYAIAKRLGNEGASVVICSRKDNNVQRAVKELRREGIAVEGVACHVADAEQRKTLFDTANAKFGGVDILVSNAAVNPGASPMLEAEDATWNKIFEVNVKSSWLLAEEAYPNLVRRGGGSIVFISSIVGYKPMWPIGLYSVSKTALIGLTKAIANEVARDNIRVNCVTPGVIDTKFASIVSTCD; the protein is encoded by the exons ATGAATAGGATGAAGGGCAAGGTGGCTATAGTCACAGCATCTACTGAAGG GATTGGATATGCTATAGCTAAAAGATTAGGAAATGAGGGTGCATCTGTAGTAATATGTAGTAGGAAGGACAACAACGTTCAGAGAGCAGTTAAAGAGCTTCGTAGAGAAGGTATAGCTGTTGAGGGCGTAGCATGCCATGTTGCAGATGCAGAACAGAGAAAGACATTATTTGATACT GCCAATGCTAAATTTGGGGGTGTGGATATATTAGTATCAAATGCTGCAGTTAATCCAGGAGCATCGCCAATGTTAGAG gCAGAAGATGCCACGTGGAACAAAATATTTGAAGTGAACGTGAAAAGCTCTTGGTTGCTGGCTGAGGAAGCCTACCCTAATCTCGTCAGGCGAGGCGGTGGTAGCATAGTGTTTATTTCGTCCATAGTTGGATATAAACCTATGTGG CCTATAGGTCTGTACAGTGTGAGTAAGACAGCATTGATCGGGTTGACTAAGGCTATAGCGAATGAAGTTGCGCGTGACAACATAAGAGTTAACTGTGTGACGCCTGGCGTTATTGATACAAAATTTGCTTCGATAGTAAGTACAT GCGACTAG